The following coding sequences are from one Corticium candelabrum chromosome 20, ooCorCand1.1, whole genome shotgun sequence window:
- the LOC134195805 gene encoding palmitoyl-protein thioesterase ABHD10, mitochondrial-like, producing MLKNLVSLYHTVRYFSDIPAMSHIKHLVSTSGNRLAYQHLRGLNPGLIFLPGYCSVMDGIKGNALYEYSFRTGRQYTRFDYSSMGQSEGDFNKCNLTIWLQDFLTILDLVTDGKQLLVGSSMGGHLMLLATQARKDRIHGLLGLATAVDFLPRIFNRISSTERNQLESQGVMYRDTPYSDDPMPFTQLLFDDSMKGRNRVMLTDSLPIHCPVRLIHGKKDNDIPWRWTDQLATKLTQSVDVKVCYIEDGEHVLSRDDDLRVMFANIEELLRIGKVGYM from the coding sequence ATGCTAAAGAATCTTGTATCACTTTATCATACTGTGCGTTACTTCAGTGACATCCCCGCAATGAGTCACATCAAGCATCTTGTCAGCACATCAGGCAACAGACTCGCATACCAACATCTCAGGGGCCTCAACCCTGGGCTCATATTTCTCCCCGGCTATTGCTCTGTGATGGACGGCATCAAAGGCAACGCCCTGTACGAGTACAGCTTCAGAACAGGCAGACAATACACACGATTTGACTATTCCAGTATGGGCCAGTCAGAAGGAGACTTCAACAAGTGCAATCTGACTATTTGGTTGCAAGACTTTCTCACAATATTGGATCTTGTGACCGACGGTAAGCAATTGCTAGTCGGTTCCAGCATGGGTGGGCATCTCATGCTCTTAGCCACGCAGGCAAGGAAAGATCGAATTCATGGGCTTCTGGGTTTAGCAACGGCAGTCGACTTTCTACCTCGGATTTTCAACAGGATTAGCTCTACAGAACGCAATCAGTTAGAGTCACAAGGCGTTATGTATAGAGACACACCATATAGTGATGACCCAATGCCGTTCACTCAACTTCTGTTTGACGACAGTATGAAGGGAAGGAATCGTGTCATGCTGACCGATTCACTACCGATTCACTGTCCTGTGCGTCTGATCCATGGCAAGAAGGATAACGATATACCTTGGCGTTGGACTGACCAGCTGGCCACCAAGTTGACTCAGAGTGTAGATGTGAAGGTCTGTTATATCGAAGACGGCGAGCATGTCCTATCACGAGACGATGATCTGCGAGTTATGTTTGCAAACATCGAGGAACTTCTACGAATCGGAAAGGTTGGCTACATGTAG
- the LOC134195804 gene encoding nuclear protein MDM1-like isoform X1: MPLRLKHENDRSREHEEQLVTKSDDARVVRVREPDFTRKRRVRQRTRSDGGDKETGVRRGEEEARRANEERRGRSRDARRPVQPTWPASEYQLQYHWKEPAPTESPLLVADHMLFGKTRNISGATQTDIIPRQSEYKSQFIDHQSQPPSRLPSRPPAVNAADGPTVTTPTHAKQTEDLSPCDEDQERREVGREQRHSQPQLGREVVQVGREPGQEVLVRQEMRNVKQKREHEMPHSLDLHRKRQRRVKSTYKSSYKSPTKFLYWKGAYVSPKKRVQARDEDSLESWFAQVLELRQLAQRYQQRSRGTHFSHNYFMKMESNEDVATSDSKSDDSSISLPPRHPQSVNAQRVPNVALERPPERQGPRKASSRYAVDGDVQEASNAQKTSDADRQLFVRRPPPIPYDQNGTDDSDIEIEDMESNGDKEQDVQRKTYHKDTPALRVTQLQRRPVTSHQSPDSQTRQMRRTRLVGGSATHSNNQPVHPRHRQTRMQHVPQISSNDVVRTQLEMPQSRDPLIGQSSVNMGPRHSFQSHTVPIVKKHAARDIEAAQGMMPPSPEKDPLIGHMGGFGPRHMFQSQHIPIVKPGEEWGDLDRTPPDFKTRRVPNTRENRQKLKGSTHAPHDKPRCTCGAEEINQDIDDISDTSSVLSESQSVASETLERARKRQNYWA; the protein is encoded by the exons ATGCCACTCAGACTCAAG CATGAGAATGATCGCAGTCGTGAGCATGAGGAGCAGCTGGTCACAAAGTCTGATGATGCGAGGGTCGTGCGCGTGCGAGAGCCTGATTTTACAAGAAAACGGCGCGTCAGACAGCGTACGAGGAGCGATGGAGGCGATAAGGAGACTGGAgtgaggagaggagaggaggaGGCGAGACGAGCGAATGAAGAGAGAAGGGGAAGGTCACGTGATGCGAGGCGGCCTGTGCAG CCCACATGGCCCGCATCCGAGTATCAACTGCAGTACCACTGGAAAGAGCCAGCACCAACAGAGTCGCCGTTGCTCGTTGCCGACCACATGCTCTTTGGTAAGACAAGGAACATTAGCGGAGCAACTCAAACGGATATCATTCCCAGACAGTCTGAATACAAATCACAATTTATAGACCATCAGTCACAGCCACCCAG CAGACTTCCAAGTCGGCCACCTGCAGTTAATGCAGCTGATGGACCAACTGTTACCACGCCAACACATGCTAAGCAGACTGAAGAT CTGAGTCCTTGTGATGAGGATCAAGAGAGACGGGAAGTTGGGAGAGAGCAACGACATTCGCAGCCACAGTTGGGAAGGGAAGTGGTTCAAGTGGGAAGGGAACCCGGGCAGGAGGTATTGGTGAGACAAGAGATGAGGAATGTGAAACAGAAACGAGAGCATGAGATGCCTCATTCATTGGATTTGCACAGGAAAAGGCAGAG GAGAGTAAAATCAACGTACAAATCAAGCTACAAATCTCCCACGAAGTTTCTGTATTGGAAGGGAGCTTATGTATCTCCTAAAAAAAGAGTGCAG GCTCGTGATGAAGATTCTCTGGAGTCGTGGTTTGCTCAAGTGCTGGAGCTGCGACAATTAGCACAACGGTATCAACAGCGCTCAAGGGGAACACATTTCTCTCACAACTATTTCATGAAAATGGAGAGCAACGAAGACGTTGCAACGTCGGACAGTAAGTCGGATGACTCGTCTATCAGTCTGCCTCCCAGGCATCCACAGAGTGTCAACGCACAAAGAGTCCCGAATGTTGCACTCGAACGGCCACCTGAACGTCAAGGTCCTCGTAAGGCATCATCTCGTTATGCTGTGGATGGTGATGTACAGGAAGCATCAAATGCACAGAAGACATCTGATGCTGACAGGCAGCTGTTTGTTCGTCGCCCACCACCAATACCTTACGACCAGAATGGCACTGATGACAGTGACATAGAAATAGAAGACATGGAGAGCAATGGAGACAAGGAACAAGACGTACAAAGAAAAACGTATCACAAAGATACACCTGCACTGCGTGTTACTCAACTGCAGCGAAGACCAGTGACGTCTCATCAGTCACCAGACTCTCAAACTCGGCAAATGAGGCGAACCAGACTTGTAGGAGGCTCTGCCACTCATAGCAACAATCAACCTGTCCACCCTCGTCATCGTCAAACAAGGATGCAACATGTTCCTCAGATTTCATCCAATGACGTCGTGCGTACACAACTGGAAATGCCACAATCACGTGACCCACTGATTGGTCAAAGTTCTGTCAACATGGGGCCAAGACACAGTTTTCAGTCTCACACAGTGCCGATTGTGAAAAAGCATGCTGCTCGTGACATCGAAGCGGCACAAGGTATGATGCCTCCGTCCCCAGAGAAAGACCCGCTCATCGGACACATGGGAGGCTTTGGTCCTCGCCACATGTTTCAGTCACAGCACATTCCCATTGTAAAACCGGGAGAAGAATGGGGTGACTTAGACAGGACACCTCCAGACTTCAAGACTCGACGAGTGCCCAACACTCGGGAAAATAGACAGAAATTGAAGGGCAGCACACACGCACCTCACGACAAACCACGTTGTACATGTGGAGCTGAAGAAATCAATCAAGATATTGATGACATTTCGGACACATCTTCTGTTCTGTCAGAGTCTCAGAGTGTTGCCTCTGAGACGTTAGAGAGAGCCAGGAAACGGCAGAACTACTGGGCATGA
- the LOC134195804 gene encoding nuclear protein MDM1-like isoform X2, which yields MPLRLKHENDRSREHEEQLVTKSDDARVVRVREPDFTRKRRVRQRTRSDGGDKETGVRRGEEEARRANEERRGRSRDARRPVQPTWPASEYQLQYHWKEPAPTESPLLVADHMLFGKTRNISGATQTDIIPRQSEYKSQFIDHQSQPPRLPSRPPAVNAADGPTVTTPTHAKQTEDLSPCDEDQERREVGREQRHSQPQLGREVVQVGREPGQEVLVRQEMRNVKQKREHEMPHSLDLHRKRQRRVKSTYKSSYKSPTKFLYWKGAYVSPKKRVQARDEDSLESWFAQVLELRQLAQRYQQRSRGTHFSHNYFMKMESNEDVATSDSKSDDSSISLPPRHPQSVNAQRVPNVALERPPERQGPRKASSRYAVDGDVQEASNAQKTSDADRQLFVRRPPPIPYDQNGTDDSDIEIEDMESNGDKEQDVQRKTYHKDTPALRVTQLQRRPVTSHQSPDSQTRQMRRTRLVGGSATHSNNQPVHPRHRQTRMQHVPQISSNDVVRTQLEMPQSRDPLIGQSSVNMGPRHSFQSHTVPIVKKHAARDIEAAQGMMPPSPEKDPLIGHMGGFGPRHMFQSQHIPIVKPGEEWGDLDRTPPDFKTRRVPNTRENRQKLKGSTHAPHDKPRCTCGAEEINQDIDDISDTSSVLSESQSVASETLERARKRQNYWA from the exons ATGCCACTCAGACTCAAG CATGAGAATGATCGCAGTCGTGAGCATGAGGAGCAGCTGGTCACAAAGTCTGATGATGCGAGGGTCGTGCGCGTGCGAGAGCCTGATTTTACAAGAAAACGGCGCGTCAGACAGCGTACGAGGAGCGATGGAGGCGATAAGGAGACTGGAgtgaggagaggagaggaggaGGCGAGACGAGCGAATGAAGAGAGAAGGGGAAGGTCACGTGATGCGAGGCGGCCTGTGCAG CCCACATGGCCCGCATCCGAGTATCAACTGCAGTACCACTGGAAAGAGCCAGCACCAACAGAGTCGCCGTTGCTCGTTGCCGACCACATGCTCTTTGGTAAGACAAGGAACATTAGCGGAGCAACTCAAACGGATATCATTCCCAGACAGTCTGAATACAAATCACAATTTATAGACCATCAGTCACAGCCACCCAG ACTTCCAAGTCGGCCACCTGCAGTTAATGCAGCTGATGGACCAACTGTTACCACGCCAACACATGCTAAGCAGACTGAAGAT CTGAGTCCTTGTGATGAGGATCAAGAGAGACGGGAAGTTGGGAGAGAGCAACGACATTCGCAGCCACAGTTGGGAAGGGAAGTGGTTCAAGTGGGAAGGGAACCCGGGCAGGAGGTATTGGTGAGACAAGAGATGAGGAATGTGAAACAGAAACGAGAGCATGAGATGCCTCATTCATTGGATTTGCACAGGAAAAGGCAGAG GAGAGTAAAATCAACGTACAAATCAAGCTACAAATCTCCCACGAAGTTTCTGTATTGGAAGGGAGCTTATGTATCTCCTAAAAAAAGAGTGCAG GCTCGTGATGAAGATTCTCTGGAGTCGTGGTTTGCTCAAGTGCTGGAGCTGCGACAATTAGCACAACGGTATCAACAGCGCTCAAGGGGAACACATTTCTCTCACAACTATTTCATGAAAATGGAGAGCAACGAAGACGTTGCAACGTCGGACAGTAAGTCGGATGACTCGTCTATCAGTCTGCCTCCCAGGCATCCACAGAGTGTCAACGCACAAAGAGTCCCGAATGTTGCACTCGAACGGCCACCTGAACGTCAAGGTCCTCGTAAGGCATCATCTCGTTATGCTGTGGATGGTGATGTACAGGAAGCATCAAATGCACAGAAGACATCTGATGCTGACAGGCAGCTGTTTGTTCGTCGCCCACCACCAATACCTTACGACCAGAATGGCACTGATGACAGTGACATAGAAATAGAAGACATGGAGAGCAATGGAGACAAGGAACAAGACGTACAAAGAAAAACGTATCACAAAGATACACCTGCACTGCGTGTTACTCAACTGCAGCGAAGACCAGTGACGTCTCATCAGTCACCAGACTCTCAAACTCGGCAAATGAGGCGAACCAGACTTGTAGGAGGCTCTGCCACTCATAGCAACAATCAACCTGTCCACCCTCGTCATCGTCAAACAAGGATGCAACATGTTCCTCAGATTTCATCCAATGACGTCGTGCGTACACAACTGGAAATGCCACAATCACGTGACCCACTGATTGGTCAAAGTTCTGTCAACATGGGGCCAAGACACAGTTTTCAGTCTCACACAGTGCCGATTGTGAAAAAGCATGCTGCTCGTGACATCGAAGCGGCACAAGGTATGATGCCTCCGTCCCCAGAGAAAGACCCGCTCATCGGACACATGGGAGGCTTTGGTCCTCGCCACATGTTTCAGTCACAGCACATTCCCATTGTAAAACCGGGAGAAGAATGGGGTGACTTAGACAGGACACCTCCAGACTTCAAGACTCGACGAGTGCCCAACACTCGGGAAAATAGACAGAAATTGAAGGGCAGCACACACGCACCTCACGACAAACCACGTTGTACATGTGGAGCTGAAGAAATCAATCAAGATATTGATGACATTTCGGACACATCTTCTGTTCTGTCAGAGTCTCAGAGTGTTGCCTCTGAGACGTTAGAGAGAGCCAGGAAACGGCAGAACTACTGGGCATGA
- the LOC134195580 gene encoding testis-expressed protein 9-like isoform X2, with translation MSKTARPSSTSSKVRPRKSDSGLKAKEEEYHRLNAEIGEKTASLVREAEEVLRGRSKLFGDSPGERTSSQEDGREKRVSTKPAIRPQTSYEEKRFVKVTKRPSSARSFQQGARPPSGLVRPTVKHAAGSLAKEMTKVEKERNPFSGLESRLAIATTISKLENSEKVDGDETVDDEVLPLATGIGSEATIRLLKAKLRVLQEEMDRVSTECVQKDEKISSAEVHCKELLDEKTRLQRQQQAIQGQVDKYKKLHDEAKQKIESLEAQLVAVRKELESMRKSQKQAAANQSTVEVRLNRALEEVEKYKASIQKVKTDSKDSSEQERRKAEQLISENKRLEKQKTELMTAFKKQLKLIDILKKQKMHIEAAKLLSFSEEEFVKALDWGT, from the exons ATGTCGAAGACGGCTCGTCCTTCTTCTACCTCTTCAAAAGTTCGACCAAGAAAATCAGACAGCGGTTTGAAAGCTAAAGAAGAGGAATACCA TCGCTTGAACGCAGAGATTGGAGAGAAAACAGCCAGTCTTGTCAGAGAGGCAGAGGAAGTCTTA AGAGGCCGCAGTAAGTTATTTGGAGATTCTCCTGGAGAAAGAACTAGTAGTCAAGAAGATGGAAGAGA GAAGAGAGTTTCAACCAAACCGGCAATCAGACCTCAGACTTCA TATGAAGAAAAACGTTTTGTCAAAGTTACCAAACGTCCCTCATCAGCAAGAAGTTTTCAACAAGGTGCTAGACCTCCTTCTGGTTTGGTAAGACCAACAGTGAAACATGCAGCTGGGAGTCTTGCAAAGGAAATGACAAAAGttgagaaagagagaaatcCCTTCTCTGGTTTGGAGAGTCGTTTGGCTATTGCTACAACAATTAGTAAGTTGGAGAATAGCGAAAAAGTTGACGGTGATGAAACAGTTGATGATGAAGTGCTACCACTTGCCACTGGAATTGGATCAG AAGCCACGATTCGTCTTCTCAAAGCTAAGCTTCGCGTTTTGCAAGAGGAGATGGACAGAGTGTCAACCGAGTGTGTCCAAAAG GATGAGAAAATTTCATCGGCAGAAGTGCATTGCAAAGAGCTGTTAGATGAGAAAACTAGACTACAGaggcaacagcaagctataCAG GGTCAGGTTGATAAGTACAAGAAGCTACACGATGAAGCCAAGCAAAAGATTGAGAGTTTAGAGGCACAGCTTGTAGCAGTGAGGAAG GAGTTGGAGTCAATGAGGAAGTCACAGAAACAAGCAGCAGCAAATCAGAGCACTGTAGAAGTCAG ACTAAACAGAGCGTTGGAAGAAGTAGAAAAATACAAAGCTTCTATTCAGAAAGTCAAGACAGACTCAAAG GACTCCAGTGAGCAAGAGAGAAGAAAAGCAGAGCAACTAATTTCAGAGAACAAACGGTTGGAGAAACAGAAGACAGAACTAATGACTGCTTTCAAGAAACAGCTCAAACTAATAGACATTCTCAAGAAACAAAAG ATGCATATTGAGGCTGCCAAGTTGCTCTCATTCTCGGAAGAGGAGTTTGTGAAAGCTCTAGATTGGGGAACATAA
- the LOC134195580 gene encoding testis-expressed protein 9-like isoform X1 translates to MSKTARPSSTSSKVRPRKSDSGLKAKEEEYHRLNAEIGEKTASLVREAEEVLRGRSKLFGDSPGERTSSQEDGRDRKRVSTKPAIRPQTSYEEKRFVKVTKRPSSARSFQQGARPPSGLVRPTVKHAAGSLAKEMTKVEKERNPFSGLESRLAIATTISKLENSEKVDGDETVDDEVLPLATGIGSEATIRLLKAKLRVLQEEMDRVSTECVQKDEKISSAEVHCKELLDEKTRLQRQQQAIQGQVDKYKKLHDEAKQKIESLEAQLVAVRKELESMRKSQKQAAANQSTVEVRLNRALEEVEKYKASIQKVKTDSKDSSEQERRKAEQLISENKRLEKQKTELMTAFKKQLKLIDILKKQKMHIEAAKLLSFSEEEFVKALDWGT, encoded by the exons ATGTCGAAGACGGCTCGTCCTTCTTCTACCTCTTCAAAAGTTCGACCAAGAAAATCAGACAGCGGTTTGAAAGCTAAAGAAGAGGAATACCA TCGCTTGAACGCAGAGATTGGAGAGAAAACAGCCAGTCTTGTCAGAGAGGCAGAGGAAGTCTTA AGAGGCCGCAGTAAGTTATTTGGAGATTCTCCTGGAGAAAGAACTAGTAGTCAAGAAGATGGAAGAGA CAGGAAGAGAGTTTCAACCAAACCGGCAATCAGACCTCAGACTTCA TATGAAGAAAAACGTTTTGTCAAAGTTACCAAACGTCCCTCATCAGCAAGAAGTTTTCAACAAGGTGCTAGACCTCCTTCTGGTTTGGTAAGACCAACAGTGAAACATGCAGCTGGGAGTCTTGCAAAGGAAATGACAAAAGttgagaaagagagaaatcCCTTCTCTGGTTTGGAGAGTCGTTTGGCTATTGCTACAACAATTAGTAAGTTGGAGAATAGCGAAAAAGTTGACGGTGATGAAACAGTTGATGATGAAGTGCTACCACTTGCCACTGGAATTGGATCAG AAGCCACGATTCGTCTTCTCAAAGCTAAGCTTCGCGTTTTGCAAGAGGAGATGGACAGAGTGTCAACCGAGTGTGTCCAAAAG GATGAGAAAATTTCATCGGCAGAAGTGCATTGCAAAGAGCTGTTAGATGAGAAAACTAGACTACAGaggcaacagcaagctataCAG GGTCAGGTTGATAAGTACAAGAAGCTACACGATGAAGCCAAGCAAAAGATTGAGAGTTTAGAGGCACAGCTTGTAGCAGTGAGGAAG GAGTTGGAGTCAATGAGGAAGTCACAGAAACAAGCAGCAGCAAATCAGAGCACTGTAGAAGTCAG ACTAAACAGAGCGTTGGAAGAAGTAGAAAAATACAAAGCTTCTATTCAGAAAGTCAAGACAGACTCAAAG GACTCCAGTGAGCAAGAGAGAAGAAAAGCAGAGCAACTAATTTCAGAGAACAAACGGTTGGAGAAACAGAAGACAGAACTAATGACTGCTTTCAAGAAACAGCTCAAACTAATAGACATTCTCAAGAAACAAAAG ATGCATATTGAGGCTGCCAAGTTGCTCTCATTCTCGGAAGAGGAGTTTGTGAAAGCTCTAGATTGGGGAACATAA
- the LOC134195941 gene encoding uncharacterized protein LOC134195941, producing the protein MVSAWSDCLSQLQLHHVKEPRGRYVNSEDRSDIVVFDSASGMDLELDIALAHPWSNELEGLSATTQRAAATRRENLKIKKYDQELLPGGFRPTFVPIVFEHFGCWGEKAEDYFEETATAIKRRRRKAKCINLQDILEICVLCVSTTIKC; encoded by the coding sequence atggtttcagcatggtcagactgtttgagtcaactgcaattacatcacgtaaaagaacccagaggaaggtatgtcaattctgaagacagatcagacatagttgtattcgattcggcatcggggatggatcttgaattggatattgctctagcgcatccctggagcaatgaactagaaggtttatcagctacaactcaaagagcagcggcaaccagaagagaaaatctgaagatcaaaaagtacgaccaggagctcttgcctggaggttttcgaccaacatttgtgcctatagtcttcgaacattttggctgttggggagagaaagctgaagactattttgaagaaactgccacagctatcaagagacgaagacggaaagccaaatgcatcaaccttcaagacatactggagatctgtgttctctgtgtgtctacaacgatcaaatgctag
- the LOC134195995 gene encoding uncharacterized protein LOC134195995, whose protein sequence is MLNQVLTTFPDIYNHAALVYSDINPLIYLQRSHPVILSSQEGVHQGDPLGPALFSIAMQPILEDLQSHNKEVTILAYLDDVYLLGSPDQVFHVFERLRSAFSDINLMIEEKKCEIYCSSSPLLNTISESTSIPATSQGCRILGTPIGSSSYIIESCSDVAQSGSNLCGKLLKLQDPQCGMLLLRHCHVTRMNFLSRTVPPRLLESAAAIHDTLTSSTFTNLLGRGNLTDRQWLQATLPIRHGGFGLTALTSTAQFAFLSSWVSTLHTITKRIPDAERLLDEVQNSHHSNSSISRDLCDVLPQNKTLVEVINDRKQLQHKLTEEYMNLCQMVLFRIHLRLETNLE, encoded by the coding sequence ATGCTGAACCAAGTGCTTACTACGTTTCCTGATATTTACAATCACGCTGCACTAGTGTACTCTGACATCAATCCACTAATCTATCTTCAGAGATCTCATCCGGTTATTCTCAGCTCTCAAGAAGGTGTGCACCAGGGAGACCCACTTGGTCCTGCTTTGTTCTCAATTGCAATGCAACCCATTTTGGAAGATCTACAGTCTCACAACAAAGAAGTAACAATTCTGGCTTACCTGGATGACGTTTATCTCCTTGGCAGCCCTGATCAAGTATTTCATGTCTTTGAAAGGCTGAGATCTGCCTTCAGCGACATTAATCTCATGATTGAGGAGAAGAAGTGTGAGATATATTGTTCCTCATCACCGTTGCTTAACACCATCTCTGAGTCAACTTCCATACCAGCCACAAGTCAAGGATGTAGAATTCTGGGCACACCTATAGGAAGCTCATCGTACATCAtcgaatcttgctctgatGTTGCACAATCAGGATCTAATTTGTGTGGTAAGCTGTTGAAGCTGCAAGACCCCCAGTGTGGCATGCTCTTGCTGAGACACTGTCATGTTACTCGGATGAACTTCCTATCACGAACTGTTCCACCTAGACTTTTGGAGTCCGCTGCAGCCATccatgacacactgacaagctCAACGTTCACCAATCTCTTGGGTAGAGGCaatctaacagacaggcagtggcttcaagcaactTTACCAATACGACATGGAGGATTTGGTCTCACAGCTTTAACATCTACAGCACaatttgcatttctgtctagTTGGGTCTCAACCCTGCATACAATAACAAAACGAATTCCTGACGCTGAGAGATTGCTTGATGAAGTTCAGAATTCACATCATTCAAATAGTTCCATCAGCAGAGATTTGTGCGATGttttgcctcaaaacaaaactctcgTAGAAGTTATCAACGACAGgaagcaactacaacacaagctgaCTGAGGAATACATGAATCTCTGTCAAATGGTTTTATTCAGAATTCATCTTCGACTAGAGACCAATCTCGAATGA
- the LOC134195480 gene encoding uncharacterized protein LOC134195480, whose protein sequence is MSGIVETSGTRNSIKSKPAGLRRFRHFARIVKGQLPWMKSLCEDTTELFQPIVIDSREGTPENHSQLESPRKCFNVDDFKRNVQTRVDLSAWNKAILSKHSLSRTENDLDDLKWLTRSLKCFEQYSPFVLRELSRVLYYEAYEKGRVVVKQGDPGWSFYFVVVGTVNVEVTEKDPVSGESRCHVVGELHAGSSFGEIALIHDAKRKASIVCRTPSQFLRLEKSDFDNEQQQQINTRLAYLRKQPKFENWTDADLAMAAETSKVVEFKPESMVLNNVRHILDDIFFIIKGECSLARNIDIDYQLQADNSYRIMKPSLRTVYEASTFVRDTPSADNLSDVASHTSSQSGEDKPTLVSHDSTVSKNGGSLYDGSRSTLSPAKRGKLITAKSLVQLRILRPGDFFGVGEDLRNSCIVTLSKVECLVVSRLVFIKHDRSITLDSMTQEANSLMPTPTAVYQRLVEKDRWQTYKKQVLSHVIRQRSSRKNTTHASIQDAPGCLSHRMLPSELHPGREVFREETPQLQSYNTLSSLV, encoded by the exons ATGTCAGGCATTGTTGAAACGTCCGGCACTAGAAATTCGATCAAGAGTAAACCCGCCGGTTTGCGTCGTTTCCGTCATTTCGCTCGAATAGTAAAGGGACAATTGCCATGGATGAAGAGTCTGTGTGAAGACACGACCGAACTTTTCCAACCGATTGTCATCGACAGTCGAGAAGGGACGCCCGAAAATCATTCCCAGCTCGAATCCCCAAGAAAATGCTTCAATGTTGATG ATTTCAAACGTAATGTGCAGACTAGAGTTGATTTGTCTGCTTGGAATAAAGCGATTCTGTCGAAGCACTCGTTGTCGAGAACGGAAAACGATTTGGATGATCTCAAGTGGCTTACGAGAAGTCTGAAGTGCTTTGAACAATACTCGCCGTTTGTGTTGCGGGAACTGTCGCGCGTTCTCTACTATGAGGCGTACGAAAAAGGACGAGTTGTTGTAAAACAAG GTGATCCCGGGTGGTCGTTCTATTTCGTCGTTGTCGGTACTGTTAACGTAGAAGTGACCGAGAAAGATCCTGTGTCTGGAGAAAGTCGATGCCAT GTTGTTGGCGAGCTTCACGCCGGATCATCGTTTGGAGAGATCGCGCTTATTCACGACGCCAAGAGAAAAGCAAGCATTGTCTGTAGAACGCCATCTCAGTTTCTTCGTTTAGAAAAGTCTGATTTTGACAAT gaacaacaacaacagatcaACACGCGTTTGGCATATTTGAGGAAGCAACCGAAATTCGAGAACTGGACGGATGCCGATCTCGCTATGGCTGCAGAAACATCCAAAGTGGTCGAGTTCAAACCAGAAtcg ATGGTGCTGAACAACGTGCGGCACATACTAGACGACATTTTCTTTATTATTAAAGGAGAGTGTTCGCTCGCAAGAAACATTGATATAGATTATCAACTTCAAGCAGACAACAGCTACAG AATAATGAAGCCAAGCTTACGCACAGTCTACGAAGCATCAACATTTGTCAGAGACACCCCTAGTGCAGACAACCTATCAGATGTAGCGTCTCACACTTCTTCACAAAGTGGTGAGGACAAGCCAACACTCGTGTCTCATGATTCTACTGTGTCAAAGAATGGGGGTAGTCTGTATGATGGGTCAAGATCAACGTTGAGTCCTGCTAAAAGAGGGAAGCTGATCACCGCCAAATCTTTAGTTCAATTGCGCATCCTTCGACCTGGAGATTTCTTCGGAGTTGGAGAAGATTTGAGGAACTCGTGCATTGTGACCCTTAGCAAG GTAGAATGTCTCGTAGTCTCTCGCTTGGTGTTCATCAAACACGACCGAAGCATCACACTAGATTCCATGACACAAGAAGCAAATTCTCTCATGCCCACACCCACTGCCGTCTACCAAAGGCTCGTCGAGAAGGACAGAtggcaaacatacaaaaagcaagtgctaagtcacgtgatcagacAAAGATCAAGTAGAAagaacacaacacacgcatCCATTCAAGACGCACCAGGCTGCCTCTCACACAGGATGTTGCCATCCGAGTTACACCCA GGTCGAGAGGTATTTCGAGAAGAAACCCCTCAGCTACAAAGCTACAACACACTCAGTTCATTGGTATGA